One part of the Microbacterium aurugineum genome encodes these proteins:
- a CDS encoding ArsR/SmtB family transcription factor: MTLPTTIEAPSCCVPPLTPSVSVEDAERIARVFKALGDPTRVRLLSLIAAGPDGEACICDLTEPVGLSQGTVSHHMKLLTEAGLVTREQRGKWAYFALDTNVMAAAADALRAV; encoded by the coding sequence GTGACCCTGCCGACGACGATCGAAGCGCCCTCGTGCTGCGTCCCTCCGCTCACTCCTTCGGTGAGCGTCGAGGACGCGGAGCGCATCGCGCGGGTCTTCAAGGCACTGGGCGATCCCACGCGGGTCCGACTGCTGTCCCTCATCGCCGCCGGACCCGACGGCGAAGCCTGCATCTGCGACCTCACCGAACCCGTGGGCCTCTCCCAGGGAACGGTCTCCCATCACATGAAACTCCTGACGGAGGCCGGCCTGGTCACTCGTGAACAGCGGGGGAAGTGGGCGTACTTCGCGCTCGACACGAACGTGATGGCGGCCGCGGCCGACGCCCTTCGCGCCGTCTGA